Proteins encoded within one genomic window of Nitrospina gracilis 3/211:
- a CDS encoding efflux RND transporter permease subunit, with protein sequence MLKRIIGASLKNRFLVLLGALGVFIWGVHSMKTINLDAIPDLSDVQVIVFTEYPGQAPQIVEDQITYPLTTTMLSVPFAKVVRGYSYFGLSFVYIIFEDGTDLYWARSRVLEQLNFVSKRLPQGVTPSLGPDATGVGWVYQYALVDRTGQHDLSELRSIQDWYLRYELQTVTGVSEVASIGGYVKQYQVEVDPNKLKAYDIPLTKVKHAIQRSNNDVGGRLLEMSETEYMVRGLGYIEKLEDIENIPLGVDPQGTPILVRDVGRVNLGPDLRRGLAELNGEGETVGGIIVQRFGENAMDVIHKVKHKLDQLKKGLPDGVEIIEVYDRSKLIQRAIDNLKEKLIEESIAVALISVFFLLHLRSSLVAIITIPMGILMAFIVMKYQGLNANIMSLGGIAIAIGAMIDGAIVMIENAHKHLERDRGKKDHWQIIYEAASEVGPALFYSLLIITVSFLPVFTLEAQEGRLFSPLAFTKTYSMAASAILAITLVPVIMGFFIRGRILPEKKNPITWLLENLFRPLLWLALRMKTLIILAAVLIVLATLVPLEKLGSEFMPPLDEGDLLYMPTTLPGISITKARQLLQQTDKIIRQFPEVKNVFGKIGRAETATDPAPLSMIETTITLKPKSAWRPGVTMDTLIEEMDQALQFPGLTNTWTMPIKTRIDMLSTGIKTPVGIKISGDNLKQLQQLGQRIEAIVRNVPGTASVYSERVVGGNYFDFVIDRKQAARYGLTVGDVQDVIQTAIGGMNITTTIEGLERYPVNLRYSRGLRDSINSLERVLIPTPRGEHIPMAQVAKIEIKKGPPVIKTENARLNAWIYIDIKNIDVGTYVQRAQGILNQQISLPAGYNLIWSGQYEYMQRAKKRLQLIVPVTLFVIFILLYLNFRNITESIIVMLSLPFALVGGIWYLYFLNYELSVAVAVGFIALAGVAAEIGVLVLVYIDQAYKQKRQAGDIRSKTDIRVAVLQGTSERVRPILMTVVSTVGGLLPIMLGAGTGSDVMKRIAAPMVGGMISATILTLIVLPTLYNLILEIRFNRDSNLDEKEEELNETKMLPDGSHRRDTAAHPTH encoded by the coding sequence ATGCTGAAACGAATCATAGGGGCTTCGCTCAAAAACCGGTTTCTGGTTTTGCTGGGCGCGCTTGGGGTTTTCATCTGGGGCGTGCATTCCATGAAGACCATCAACCTGGATGCCATCCCGGATTTGAGCGACGTGCAGGTCATCGTTTTCACCGAGTATCCGGGCCAAGCCCCGCAGATTGTTGAGGACCAGATCACCTACCCTCTCACGACCACCATGCTGTCCGTTCCCTTTGCAAAAGTGGTTCGCGGTTATTCTTATTTCGGCCTGTCGTTCGTGTACATCATTTTCGAAGATGGAACCGATCTGTACTGGGCGCGGAGCCGGGTTCTGGAGCAGTTGAACTTCGTCTCTAAAAGACTGCCGCAGGGCGTCACCCCGTCTCTCGGCCCCGATGCCACCGGAGTGGGCTGGGTTTATCAGTATGCTTTGGTGGACCGCACGGGCCAGCACGATCTTTCGGAATTGCGGTCCATCCAGGACTGGTATTTGCGCTACGAACTGCAAACGGTGACCGGCGTGTCCGAGGTGGCGAGCATCGGCGGCTATGTGAAGCAGTATCAGGTGGAGGTCGATCCCAATAAGCTGAAGGCCTACGATATACCGCTCACAAAGGTGAAACATGCGATCCAGCGGAGCAACAACGATGTCGGCGGGCGATTGCTTGAAATGTCCGAAACTGAATACATGGTTCGGGGACTGGGCTACATTGAAAAACTGGAGGACATCGAAAACATCCCGTTGGGTGTCGATCCGCAGGGGACGCCGATTCTCGTCAGAGATGTCGGCCGCGTGAACCTGGGGCCGGACCTGCGCCGGGGCCTGGCAGAATTGAACGGCGAGGGAGAAACGGTTGGTGGCATCATCGTCCAGCGTTTCGGCGAAAACGCCATGGATGTCATCCACAAGGTCAAACACAAACTCGACCAACTGAAAAAAGGACTGCCGGACGGAGTGGAAATCATCGAGGTGTACGACCGCTCCAAACTCATTCAACGCGCCATCGACAATCTGAAAGAAAAACTGATCGAAGAAAGCATCGCCGTCGCCCTGATCAGTGTCTTTTTCCTTCTGCATCTTCGGTCCTCACTGGTGGCCATCATCACCATTCCCATGGGCATCCTCATGGCGTTCATCGTCATGAAATACCAGGGACTGAATGCGAACATCATGTCTCTTGGAGGCATCGCCATCGCCATCGGTGCCATGATCGACGGCGCCATTGTGATGATCGAAAACGCGCACAAACACTTGGAGCGCGACCGCGGCAAAAAGGATCACTGGCAGATCATTTACGAAGCGGCGTCGGAAGTCGGACCGGCGTTGTTTTACAGCCTGCTCATCATCACGGTTTCCTTCTTGCCCGTGTTCACGCTGGAAGCGCAGGAAGGCCGCCTGTTCTCTCCGCTCGCGTTCACCAAAACGTATTCCATGGCGGCCTCGGCCATCCTGGCCATCACGCTGGTCCCCGTCATCATGGGGTTTTTCATACGGGGCCGCATTTTGCCGGAGAAGAAAAACCCCATCACCTGGTTGCTGGAGAACCTGTTCCGCCCCCTCCTCTGGCTCGCCCTGCGGATGAAGACGCTGATCATTCTGGCGGCAGTATTGATCGTGCTCGCGACTTTGGTCCCCCTGGAAAAGCTTGGATCGGAGTTCATGCCGCCTCTGGATGAAGGCGATCTGCTGTACATGCCCACCACCCTGCCGGGTATTTCCATCACCAAAGCCCGCCAGCTTTTACAGCAGACGGACAAGATCATCCGCCAGTTTCCGGAAGTCAAAAACGTGTTCGGCAAGATAGGCCGCGCGGAAACCGCCACCGATCCGGCTCCTCTGAGCATGATCGAAACCACCATCACGCTAAAACCGAAATCCGCCTGGCGGCCGGGGGTGACGATGGATACGTTGATCGAAGAAATGGATCAGGCGTTGCAGTTTCCCGGATTGACCAACACCTGGACCATGCCCATCAAAACCCGCATCGACATGCTTTCTACCGGGATCAAGACGCCCGTGGGCATCAAAATCTCTGGAGACAATCTAAAACAGCTTCAGCAACTGGGGCAACGCATTGAGGCCATCGTCCGCAATGTTCCCGGCACCGCGAGCGTCTATTCCGAGCGCGTGGTCGGAGGCAATTACTTCGATTTTGTCATCGACCGCAAACAGGCCGCGCGTTATGGATTGACCGTGGGCGACGTTCAGGATGTCATCCAGACCGCAATCGGCGGCATGAACATCACCACCACGATCGAAGGACTGGAACGCTACCCCGTCAACCTGCGCTACAGCCGGGGACTGCGCGACAGCATCAACAGTCTGGAGCGGGTGCTGATCCCCACGCCTCGCGGCGAGCACATTCCCATGGCGCAGGTGGCGAAAATCGAAATCAAAAAAGGCCCTCCGGTCATCAAAACCGAAAACGCCCGGCTGAACGCATGGATTTACATCGACATCAAAAACATCGACGTCGGCACCTATGTGCAAAGAGCGCAGGGCATATTGAATCAGCAGATTTCCCTGCCCGCCGGTTACAACCTGATCTGGAGCGGCCAATACGAATACATGCAACGCGCCAAAAAACGGTTGCAACTCATCGTCCCGGTCACTCTGTTCGTCATATTCATACTGCTCTATCTCAACTTCCGGAATATAACCGAAAGCATCATCGTCATGCTGTCCCTGCCCTTCGCGCTGGTGGGCGGCATCTGGTATCTGTATTTTCTCAATTACGAACTCAGCGTGGCTGTGGCGGTGGGGTTCATCGCGCTGGCGGGGGTGGCGGCGGAGATCGGCGTCCTCGTTCTGGTGTATATCGACCAGGCCTACAAGCAGAAACGGCAGGCGGGGGACATCCGTTCGAAAACGGATATCCGCGTTGCGGTTCTGCAAGGCACGTCGGAACGCGTGCGGCCCATTCTGATGACCGTCGTGTCCACAGTCGGCGGCCTTCTGCCTATCATGCTGGGGGCCGGAACGGGTTCGGACGTGATGAAGCGCATCGCCGCACCGATGGTCGGCGGCATGATCTCCGCCACGATCCTGACCCTCATCGTTTTGCCGACTCTGTATAACCTGATTCTCGAAATTCGTTTCAACCGGGATTCCAACTTGGATGAAAAGGAGGAGGAGTTAAATGAAACAAAAATGCTTCCTGATGGTTCTCATCGCAGGGATACTGCCGCTCATCCCACTCATTGA